One region of Novipirellula artificiosorum genomic DNA includes:
- a CDS encoding metal ABC transporter solute-binding protein, Zn/Mn family, with protein MKIWIRSFAAVLVILSTGCSRSNSKSASQSSPPPVFAKEYPIAVTTTVGMVADIVRHVGQQHVQVTQIIGAGVDPHLHKASRDDVLAMMNSDVTFYSGLMLEGKMADTFENMAKSKPVIAVTEKIDEAYLLEPEDVRGHHDPHVWMDVSAWSRCVEVVAETLSAFDPPHADDYRSNAEVYSQQLVRLHQYGLQAIGSIPADRRVLITSHDAFNYFGRAYGLEVLGVQGLSTESEAGLQRINELVKRIVDQQVKAVFIESSVPPNNINALIEGAKSKGYDVRIGGELFSDAMGAGGTYEGTYVGMLDHNITLVARSLGGTAPATGMLGKLSLNSQESPSP; from the coding sequence TTGAAAATTTGGATACGATCCTTTGCTGCCGTCTTGGTGATCCTCTCGACGGGCTGTTCGCGATCCAACAGCAAATCAGCGTCCCAGTCATCTCCGCCACCGGTCTTCGCCAAGGAATACCCCATTGCCGTCACCACGACGGTTGGAATGGTGGCGGACATTGTGCGTCATGTGGGGCAGCAACACGTTCAGGTGACTCAAATCATTGGTGCGGGCGTCGATCCTCACCTTCACAAAGCCAGCCGCGATGATGTGTTGGCGATGATGAACAGTGACGTCACTTTCTACAGCGGTTTGATGCTAGAGGGCAAAATGGCGGATACGTTTGAGAACATGGCGAAGAGCAAGCCCGTGATTGCGGTGACCGAGAAGATCGATGAGGCCTACCTGCTCGAACCGGAAGACGTGCGTGGGCACCATGACCCGCACGTTTGGATGGACGTTTCGGCATGGTCAAGATGTGTTGAGGTCGTCGCTGAGACCCTTTCCGCATTCGATCCTCCGCATGCCGACGACTATCGTTCGAACGCCGAGGTCTATTCGCAACAACTCGTTCGCCTGCATCAGTACGGACTTCAAGCCATCGGCTCCATCCCGGCGGATCGTCGAGTGCTGATTACCTCGCACGATGCCTTTAACTATTTCGGACGCGCCTACGGGCTGGAAGTGCTTGGGGTCCAAGGTTTGTCAACCGAATCCGAAGCGGGCCTGCAACGGATCAATGAACTGGTTAAGCGGATCGTTGACCAGCAAGTCAAAGCCGTCTTTATCGAAAGCAGTGTTCCGCCGAACAACATCAATGCCTTGATCGAAGGTGCGAAATCAAAAGGCTACGATGTTCGTATCGGTGGCGAGTTGTTCTCGGATGCAATGGGCGCAGGGGGGACGTATGAAGGGACCTACGTTGGGATGCTCGACCACAACATCACCCTTGTCGCACGTTCGCTTGGCGGAACGGCTCCGGCAACCGGCATGCTCGGTAAGCTCTCGCTGAATTCGCAAGAAAGTCCATCGCCGTGA
- a CDS encoding glycosyltransferase family 4 protein gives MNKPSKRGESLKIVCIIHSLCGGGAERVMARLAARLSKRSHDVVLVTLDDGLHDRHELSASVRKIALDVMVDRPSPLAKLPNLLRRLRAIRRAVCREHPDVVLSFCDRTNIDVLLAMIGSPIPVVISERSDPEHQQLGRFWEGVRRRVYPRSARVVALTSSIAETLSPLHRDRIEVIPSAVDPVASEYRSQREGNVILGVGRLEQEKGFDRLIDAFAIFAQQSGKRLPTPWTLRIVGEGSQRDSLQRLANSLGVANSVEMPGWVRPIEPEYAKASLFVLPSHYEGFPSALLEAMAAGLPCIGMRCQSGAVEIIKHESDGLLCDDNVNALCEAIKRLTDDPERCAQLAAKASEVSDRFGWESMVTRYEAVLRECCVGAR, from the coding sequence GTGAACAAGCCTTCAAAACGCGGCGAATCCTTGAAAATCGTTTGCATCATTCATTCGCTTTGCGGTGGTGGCGCTGAGCGTGTGATGGCCAGGCTCGCCGCCAGGCTATCCAAGCGTTCACATGACGTCGTGCTGGTCACCCTCGACGACGGACTCCATGATCGCCACGAGTTATCCGCTTCGGTCCGAAAGATCGCGTTGGACGTCATGGTGGATCGGCCCAGCCCACTGGCCAAGCTGCCAAATCTGCTCCGCCGACTGCGAGCGATTCGCCGGGCCGTGTGCCGAGAGCATCCAGATGTCGTCCTATCGTTTTGTGACCGGACCAATATTGACGTGCTGTTGGCCATGATCGGCAGCCCGATACCGGTCGTGATCAGTGAACGAAGCGACCCAGAACATCAACAACTTGGGCGTTTCTGGGAAGGGGTACGCCGCCGCGTCTATCCCAGGTCAGCCCGCGTCGTTGCCTTGACCTCGTCCATCGCCGAGACGCTTTCGCCGCTGCACCGTGACCGGATCGAGGTGATTCCGTCAGCGGTTGATCCGGTGGCGAGCGAGTACCGTTCGCAGCGAGAAGGGAACGTGATTCTTGGCGTCGGCCGCTTGGAGCAGGAAAAGGGTTTCGACCGCTTGATCGATGCTTTCGCGATCTTCGCGCAACAATCGGGCAAACGGTTGCCAACGCCCTGGACGCTACGCATCGTCGGTGAAGGTTCCCAGCGAGACAGCCTGCAAAGGCTGGCGAATTCACTTGGGGTTGCCAACTCGGTGGAGATGCCAGGCTGGGTACGCCCGATTGAACCGGAGTACGCCAAAGCATCCTTATTCGTGCTGCCTAGCCATTACGAAGGGTTTCCGTCGGCGCTTCTCGAAGCAATGGCAGCCGGATTACCTTGCATTGGGATGCGATGCCAAAGCGGCGCGGTGGAAATCATCAAGCATGAGTCGGACGGGCTGCTGTGCGATGACAATGTGAACGCGCTCTGCGAAGCGATCAAGCGGTTGACGGACGACCCTGAACGATGCGCCCAATTGGCAGCGAAGGCATCGGAAGTCAGCGACCGTTTCGGCTGGGAATCCATGGTGACTCGGTACGAAGCGGTGCTGCGGGAATGCTGTGTCGGTGCGCGGTGA
- a CDS encoding metal ABC transporter ATP-binding protein — MTESVPLSVYDLTVAYHRKPVLWDVQFDIPAGSLVGVVGPNGAGKSTLLKAVMDLIPVASGRVEVFGQPYRDARQRVGYVPQRESVDWDFPVDAVDVVAMGLYSKIGWCLPVRKKHRQAAMQALDRVGIADLARRQISQLSGGQQQRTFLARALVQDADLYLMDEPFAAVDAATERAIVEILRDMKSLGKTALVIHHDLQTVSEYFDYCVMLNMRVVAHGKVNDVYTNENLQKTYGGRLTLLDEVTEAMRRQERSL; from the coding sequence GTGACAGAATCGGTCCCTTTGTCGGTTTACGATTTGACCGTCGCTTATCATCGCAAGCCAGTGCTTTGGGATGTTCAGTTTGACATTCCGGCCGGTTCGCTTGTTGGCGTGGTCGGGCCAAACGGGGCTGGCAAGAGCACGTTACTGAAAGCGGTGATGGACTTGATTCCCGTCGCTTCAGGCCGTGTCGAAGTGTTCGGGCAACCCTATCGCGATGCTCGGCAACGCGTTGGCTACGTTCCTCAGCGAGAAAGTGTAGATTGGGATTTCCCTGTGGATGCGGTGGATGTCGTCGCGATGGGACTCTACAGCAAGATCGGTTGGTGTTTACCCGTGCGAAAGAAACATCGACAAGCGGCAATGCAGGCGCTCGACCGAGTGGGGATTGCCGATTTAGCGCGTCGGCAAATCAGTCAGCTGTCAGGCGGCCAGCAACAGCGAACGTTTCTTGCTCGAGCGCTGGTACAAGATGCCGATCTCTATCTGATGGACGAGCCGTTTGCGGCTGTGGATGCGGCGACCGAACGAGCGATTGTTGAGATTCTGCGTGACATGAAGAGCCTTGGAAAGACGGCGCTGGTGATCCACCATGACTTGCAAACAGTTTCGGAGTACTTCGATTATTGCGTGATGTTGAACATGCGAGTGGTCGCACACGGCAAAGTCAATGATGTGTACACCAACGAAAATCTACAGAAAACCTACGGCGGTCGTTTGACGCTGTTGGATGAGGTCACCGAAGCGATGCGTCGTCAGGAGCGATCGTTGTGA